A genomic segment from bacterium encodes:
- a CDS encoding LptF/LptG family permease, which yields MLIHWYALREHIRPFFLGLFLLTFILIMNQIFVLIWDIVGKGINILTVLYLLLLYLPSIVTLTIPMGVMIASCMAFGRLAQDREVIAIRAAGVNPLKLNLLPVIFGGVFLTLFTIWFNNHVLPESNHRLKNLMVDIAQKKPCFRIKALVILKDFNGYDIQVGSVNYKQSTIQRVKLFENETAKEIFANRGSFYTDSVGITIMLSDGEIHEPVNPGIYRRLIFNEYRIHLPLDQEFVRLNREYRSERELSAIGLKERIKEEQRKERNELYKKRKIDSLLIEYHKKYSIPFACIVFVLLGCPLAIRVRKGGAGTGFGIGLLFFIFYYICLIAGEDLGDRGIIVPWLSMWFPNIVLLGISGWAMSRVNK from the coding sequence ATGCTTATTCACTGGTATGCATTAAGGGAACATATAAGGCCGTTTTTTTTAGGTCTATTTCTTCTCACTTTTATTTTGATAATGAACCAGATATTTGTACTTATCTGGGATATCGTAGGTAAGGGTATTAACATATTGACAGTTCTCTACTTACTCTTACTTTATCTTCCTTCTATAGTTACATTGACTATTCCTATGGGAGTGATGATTGCAAGCTGTATGGCATTCGGACGACTCGCCCAAGATAGAGAGGTAATAGCAATTAGGGCAGCGGGAGTAAATCCGCTTAAACTTAATCTTTTACCAGTAATTTTTGGCGGAGTTTTCCTTACTCTTTTCACAATATGGTTTAATAATCATGTACTGCCCGAATCAAACCACCGCCTAAAAAATCTTATGGTTGATATAGCACAAAAGAAGCCATGTTTCCGAATAAAAGCGCTTGTTATTCTTAAAGACTTTAATGGCTACGATATACAGGTCGGAAGTGTAAATTATAAACAATCTACAATCCAAAGAGTAAAGCTATTTGAAAATGAGACTGCAAAAGAAATTTTTGCAAATAGGGGCTCTTTTTATACAGATAGTGTTGGTATTACAATAATGTTAAGTGACGGTGAAATACACGAGCCAGTGAATCCTGGAATTTATCGACGATTGATATTCAATGAGTATAGGATACATCTTCCATTGGACCAGGAATTTGTCAGACTAAACCGAGAGTATCGGAGTGAAAGAGAGCTTTCTGCTATTGGCTTAAAAGAAAGAATAAAAGAGGAACAAAGAAAAGAGAGAAATGAGCTTTATAAAAAAAGGAAAATAGATTCTCTACTTATAGAGTATCATAAAAAATATTCAATCCCTTTTGCTTGTATAGTTTTTGTCCTACTCGGCTGTCCACTTGCAATTAGAGTTAGGAAAGGTGGGGCAGGAACAGGGTTTGGAATTGGATTACTATTCTTTATATTTTACTATATATGTCTTATAGCAGGAGAAGACTTGGGGGATAGGGGGATAATTGTTCCGTGGCTATCAATGTGGTTTCCAAACATTGTACTTTTAGGAATTAGTGGATGGGCAATGTCTCGTGTAAATAAATGA
- the rbfA gene encoding 30S ribosome-binding factor RbfA, whose translation MKERRKEKINDLIKKQVAIILQQEIDNPQKSLVTVTHVEIDSNLNTAKIYVRTLGDEIQSLKFLNRAAGFIRYKLAHKIRLKTVPKISFNIDNSLQE comes from the coding sequence ATGAAAGAGAGAAGAAAAGAGAAGATTAACGACCTTATTAAAAAACAGGTTGCAATTATACTTCAGCAAGAAATTGATAATCCACAAAAGAGTTTGGTAACGGTGACACATGTTGAGATAGATTCTAATCTCAACACTGCCAAAATATATGTGAGAACACTTGGAGACGAAATTCAAAGTCTTAAATTCCTTAATCGAGCTGCTGGATTTATAAGGTACAAGCTTGCACATAAAATTAGACTTAAAACTGTACCAAAAATAAGTTTTAATATTGATAATTCTCTACAAGAGTAA